The following proteins are encoded in a genomic region of Corynebacterium atypicum:
- a CDS encoding RNA polymerase sigma factor — protein sequence MRHHSESEDAHVTELALRAGQGDRDALTDFIRATQGDVWRLLAHLGNTDLADDLTQETYLRVIRALPRFAANSSAHTWILAIARRVWVDNIRHDMARPRKSTTEYEDAAAATAAPGAGDTAWSEWLDVREQIARLPKERREALILTQILGYSYEKTAKITGVRVGTVRSRIARARRDLIE from the coding sequence GTGAGGCATCACTCCGAGAGCGAGGACGCGCACGTGACCGAACTGGCACTGCGCGCCGGTCAGGGTGACCGGGACGCGCTCACGGACTTCATCCGCGCCACCCAGGGCGACGTCTGGCGCCTCTTAGCGCACCTCGGGAACACGGATCTAGCAGATGATCTTACCCAGGAAACTTATTTACGCGTCATCCGCGCGCTGCCCAGGTTCGCGGCCAACTCCTCTGCGCACACCTGGATTCTGGCCATCGCGCGGCGGGTGTGGGTGGACAACATCCGCCACGACATGGCCCGGCCCCGCAAATCCACCACAGAGTACGAGGATGCGGCGGCGGCTACGGCAGCCCCCGGCGCAGGCGATACCGCGTGGTCCGAGTGGCTCGACGTGCGCGAGCAAATCGCCCGGTTGCCCAAGGAGCGCCGCGAGGCCTTGATCTTGACCCAGATCCTCGGCTACTCCTACGAGAAGACGGCCAAGATCACCGGCGTGCGCGTGGGGACGGTGCGCTCACGGATCGCCCGGGCACGCCGCGACCTCATTGAGTGA
- a CDS encoding catalase → MDPQVDGPTRREGGAPVPSENLSVTAGPQGPTILNDIHLIEKLSHFNRERVPERNPHAKGNGAFGELHITEDVSQYTKADLFQPGRVTPMVARFSTVAGEQGSPDTWRDVHGFALRFYTQDGNYDIVGNNTPTFFLRDAIKFPDFIHSQKRLGSSGLRDANMQWDFWTRSPESAHQVTYLMGDRGTPKSERMMNGYGSHTFQWINEEGKPVWVKYHFLSQQGVHCFTDAEAEEMAGKNADYLREGLYNAIERGDYPKWDVYVQIMPFEDAENYRWNPFDLTKTWSKKDYPRIKVGYFELNRNPENFFAQIEQLALDPSNLVPGVGLSPDKMLMGRVFAYADAQRYRIGPNYRHLPVNQPLTPRNTYQHEGHMAYRFNDAEAPTYSPNEKEGYAAGYLDDGFTSSSNHTTYGQAEDVYVNPDPHGTDLTPAAYVKHKDDDDFMQPGILYREVMDDAAKERLADNITNAMMGVNPQVEKQCYWYWGNVDENLGKRVQELFAEKNKK, encoded by the coding sequence ATGGATCCCCAGGTCGACGGTCCCACGCGTCGCGAAGGTGGCGCACCGGTTCCCTCCGAAAACCTGTCGGTGACCGCCGGCCCCCAGGGCCCCACCATCCTCAACGACATTCACCTGATCGAGAAGCTCTCGCACTTCAACCGCGAGCGTGTCCCGGAGCGTAACCCTCACGCTAAGGGCAACGGCGCGTTCGGTGAACTGCACATCACCGAAGACGTTTCCCAGTACACCAAGGCAGATCTCTTCCAGCCCGGCCGCGTCACCCCCATGGTTGCGCGCTTCTCCACCGTGGCTGGCGAGCAGGGCTCTCCGGACACGTGGCGCGATGTTCACGGCTTCGCGCTGCGCTTCTACACCCAAGATGGCAACTACGACATCGTTGGCAACAACACGCCGACGTTCTTCCTGCGTGACGCCATCAAGTTCCCCGACTTCATCCACTCGCAGAAGCGTCTCGGCTCCTCCGGCTTGCGCGACGCAAACATGCAGTGGGACTTCTGGACCCGTTCGCCCGAGTCCGCTCACCAGGTGACCTACCTGATGGGCGACCGCGGCACCCCGAAGTCCGAGCGGATGATGAACGGCTACGGCTCCCACACCTTCCAGTGGATTAACGAGGAAGGCAAGCCCGTGTGGGTGAAGTACCACTTCCTCTCCCAGCAGGGCGTGCACTGCTTCACCGACGCCGAGGCCGAGGAGATGGCCGGCAAGAACGCCGACTATCTGCGTGAGGGTCTCTACAACGCGATCGAGCGCGGCGACTACCCCAAGTGGGACGTCTACGTGCAGATCATGCCGTTCGAGGACGCGGAGAACTACCGCTGGAACCCGTTCGATCTGACCAAGACCTGGTCGAAGAAGGACTACCCGCGCATCAAGGTCGGCTACTTCGAGCTGAACCGCAACCCGGAGAACTTCTTCGCCCAGATCGAGCAGCTCGCCCTGGACCCGTCGAACCTGGTGCCCGGCGTCGGGCTGTCCCCGGACAAGATGCTGATGGGGCGCGTGTTCGCTTACGCCGACGCGCAGCGCTACCGCATCGGGCCGAACTACCGGCACCTTCCGGTCAACCAGCCGCTGACCCCGCGCAACACTTACCAGCACGAGGGCCACATGGCCTACCGGTTCAACGACGCCGAGGCGCCGACCTACTCGCCCAACGAGAAGGAAGGCTACGCGGCCGGCTACCTGGACGACGGCTTCACCTCCTCGTCCAACCACACCACCTACGGCCAGGCGGAGGACGTCTACGTCAACCCGGACCCGCACGGCACGGATCTCACCCCCGCCGCGTACGTCAAGCACAAGGATGACGACGACTTCATGCAGCCCGGCATTCTCTACCGCGAGGTGATGGACGACGCCGCGAAGGAGCGGTTGGCCGATAACATCACCAACGCGATGATGGGCGTGAACCCGCAGGTGGAAAAGCAGTGCTACTGGTACTGGGGCAACGTGGACGAGAACCTGGGCAAGCGCGTCCAGGAGCTCTTCGCAGAAAAGAACAAGAAGTAA
- a CDS encoding 5-methyltetrahydropteroyltriglutamate--homocysteine methyltransferase yields the protein MPSHPYPPKASFDGGDLDCGNGLLLLIRQNIDPLETGELLEIVSWEPTVEVDLPSWCRLTGNELVNWYSTDSDKGKKWSFLVSKGAFQPPQETAADAAGEQTAEGSGAGPGVAASPGFSPLTNEDLPSAPDELKDASRKRKAKRKRKKVQMEITQPVVEPFIPDELPEPAPAAPLEPLSVIPHGSWPRPRWLLDALHHHLEGRMGEEEFEEVADDAVRLAVAAQERAGVDLVVDGEMRRDNYSSFVAGRLQNTQLIPITDLLPYVDDPDEFARELSALDVPASEVRHPAVFGPLGRDKPLAAHEVAFVQSISDTPVKVCLLGPYLQTRTMWMECISDRAYEDRESLARDIVRVLREEIADLLARGTALVQLDEPVLSEVVYGEVGTGGRTFMCGALGEKKGVDEELAFATELLQETVAGFPPERLALHVCRGNWTPDESAALSGDYRPLVPVFNSVGVQNLILELCTPRAGELEALTGIRDDQRLGVGVINQKVAKLDPVDEVVGRAERAIDLFGYERVLLSPDCGFATFADNPITPAKVAEAQLGLIAQARDRLRR from the coding sequence ATGCCTAGCCACCCGTATCCGCCGAAGGCAAGCTTTGACGGCGGTGATTTGGACTGCGGCAACGGCCTGTTGCTGTTGATCCGCCAGAATATCGACCCGCTGGAGACAGGCGAGCTGCTCGAAATCGTCAGCTGGGAGCCGACCGTGGAGGTCGATCTGCCCTCCTGGTGCCGGTTGACGGGCAATGAGCTGGTCAACTGGTATTCGACGGACTCCGATAAGGGCAAGAAGTGGTCCTTTTTGGTGTCCAAGGGCGCCTTCCAGCCCCCGCAGGAGACCGCGGCAGACGCGGCCGGCGAACAAACTGCGGAAGGCAGCGGTGCGGGCCCCGGCGTGGCCGCAAGCCCGGGGTTTAGCCCGCTGACCAACGAGGATCTGCCGAGCGCCCCGGACGAGCTGAAGGACGCCAGCCGGAAGCGTAAGGCTAAGCGCAAGCGCAAGAAAGTCCAGATGGAGATCACCCAGCCGGTGGTCGAGCCCTTCATCCCAGACGAGCTTCCCGAGCCCGCTCCGGCGGCCCCCCTCGAGCCGCTTTCGGTGATCCCCCACGGTTCCTGGCCGCGGCCGCGCTGGCTTCTCGACGCCCTGCACCACCACCTGGAGGGGCGCATGGGCGAGGAGGAGTTCGAGGAGGTTGCCGACGACGCCGTGCGGCTCGCCGTTGCGGCCCAGGAGCGCGCCGGCGTGGACCTGGTAGTCGACGGCGAGATGCGCCGGGACAACTACTCCTCGTTTGTCGCCGGGCGGCTGCAGAACACCCAGCTGATCCCGATCACTGATCTGCTGCCGTACGTCGACGACCCGGACGAGTTCGCCCGCGAGCTCTCGGCTCTGGACGTGCCCGCCAGCGAGGTGCGCCACCCGGCGGTTTTCGGTCCGCTGGGCCGGGATAAGCCGCTGGCCGCCCACGAGGTGGCCTTTGTGCAGTCGATCTCGGATACCCCGGTGAAGGTCTGCCTGCTTGGGCCGTACCTGCAGACCCGCACGATGTGGATGGAGTGCATCTCTGACCGAGCGTACGAGGACCGCGAGTCGCTAGCCCGCGACATCGTGCGCGTGCTGCGCGAGGAGATCGCCGATCTCTTGGCCCGCGGCACGGCTCTGGTGCAGCTCGACGAGCCGGTGCTCAGCGAGGTCGTCTACGGCGAGGTGGGCACCGGCGGGCGCACCTTCATGTGCGGGGCACTCGGCGAGAAGAAGGGTGTGGACGAAGAACTCGCGTTTGCCACGGAGTTGCTCCAGGAGACGGTCGCGGGATTCCCGCCCGAGCGGCTGGCCCTGCACGTCTGCCGTGGCAACTGGACGCCGGACGAGTCCGCCGCGCTATCGGGCGATTACCGCCCGCTGGTGCCGGTGTTCAACTCGGTTGGGGTGCAAAACCTCATCCTGGAGCTGTGCACGCCGCGCGCCGGCGAGCTCGAGGCATTGACCGGCATCCGTGACGACCAGCGCCTTGGCGTGGGCGTGATCAACCAGAAAGTGGCCAAGCTCGATCCGGTCGACGAGGTGGTGGGCCGCGCCGAGCGCGCCATCGACCTGTTCGGCTACGAGCGGGTGCTCTTGAGTCCTGACTGCGGGTTTGCCACGTTTGCGGATAACCCGATCACCCCGGCCAAGGTCGCCGAGGCGCAGCTGGGGCTGATCGCTCAGGCCCGCGATCGGCTGCGCCGCTAG
- a CDS encoding DsrE family protein, giving the protein MSATGKFCVTIAHAKNDTDLATLGFVVANAAVGSAQDTMVFLSSEGARLAVKGYADDIHEEGFAPIKELIDSFVAGGGKLYVCAPCIKKRGHAQEDLIEGATIVGGAKLVEFLADGTPSVSY; this is encoded by the coding sequence ATGTCTGCAACTGGCAAGTTTTGTGTGACCATCGCCCACGCCAAAAACGACACCGACCTGGCCACCCTAGGCTTCGTCGTGGCCAACGCCGCGGTCGGCTCGGCCCAGGACACGATGGTCTTCCTGTCTTCGGAGGGCGCGCGCCTGGCCGTCAAGGGCTACGCTGACGACATCCACGAGGAAGGCTTCGCCCCGATTAAGGAGCTGATCGATAGCTTCGTCGCCGGTGGCGGCAAGCTCTACGTGTGCGCGCCCTGCATCAAGAAGCGCGGCCACGCTCAGGAGGACCTCATCGAGGGCGCCACCATCGTCGGCGGCGCGAAGCTGGTGGAGTTCCTGGCCGACGGCACCCCGAGCGTGTCTTACTAA
- a CDS encoding sulfurtransferase TusA family protein codes for MPALPTSSNADPHSVSAGSGDLYFDGGERSCGELLIKLKFLINDLDPGQVLHLHTDNEGFVMDASAWCKLTGNELLQATPPDYLIRKAAPA; via the coding sequence GTGCCTGCTCTCCCTACGTCTAGCAATGCGGACCCCCATTCTGTCTCGGCGGGATCGGGTGATCTCTATTTTGACGGCGGCGAGCGCTCCTGTGGCGAGCTGCTGATCAAGCTGAAGTTCCTCATCAACGACCTCGATCCGGGTCAGGTGCTGCACTTGCACACGGATAACGAGGGCTTTGTGATGGACGCCTCGGCGTGGTGCAAGTTGACGGGAAACGAGCTACTCCAGGCCACTCCGCCGGACTATCTGATACGTAAGGCCGCCCCCGCCTAG
- a CDS encoding Na+/H+ antiporter subunit G has product MTIAELIVAALVIVATALIVATAVALWRAPDALTRVNLMGPTTSVALPLIIVAKVVLDASTGALDANSLIRAILAIAGLWIIAAVGSFYIGRSIYGVRVVDKAAGVSHEDDSKVREREARAE; this is encoded by the coding sequence ATGACTATTGCTGAGCTGATCGTCGCCGCGCTCGTGATCGTGGCGACTGCGTTGATCGTCGCGACTGCGGTGGCGCTCTGGCGCGCCCCCGATGCGCTGACCAGGGTCAACCTGATGGGTCCGACGACGTCGGTGGCGCTGCCGCTGATCATCGTGGCCAAGGTGGTCCTCGACGCCTCGACCGGCGCGCTGGATGCGAACAGCCTCATCCGCGCGATCCTGGCGATCGCCGGCCTGTGGATTATTGCGGCGGTGGGCAGCTTCTACATCGGCCGCTCGATCTACGGGGTGCGCGTGGTGGACAAGGCTGCCGGGGTCTCCCACGAGGATGATTCCAAGGTTCGCGAGCGCGAGGCGCGGGCCGAATAA
- a CDS encoding cation:proton antiporter yields the protein MILTVCGVVIAAAFISGLVLILVTRDFLTRAVVADMVFYGMIAMFLVWSLVNQTSIGYEIAILAAIAGGVLPTLSMSRMVSRGRR from the coding sequence ATGATTTTGACCGTCTGTGGGGTGGTGATCGCCGCGGCGTTCATCTCGGGATTGGTCTTGATCCTGGTAACCCGGGACTTTTTGACGCGCGCCGTGGTCGCGGACATGGTCTTCTACGGCATGATCGCGATGTTCTTGGTGTGGAGCCTGGTTAATCAGACCTCCATCGGGTATGAGATCGCAATTCTGGCCGCGATCGCCGGCGGCGTGCTGCCCACCCTGTCGATGTCCCGCATGGTCTCGCGGGGCAGGAGGTGA
- a CDS encoding monovalent cation/H+ antiporter subunit E has product MHVLVYIPWLIKEIFVSGFQLAWHAIKPQSGFDPVVVYYPLRVESQWELFWFSTSITVTPGTLSFGFREPKEPGAPRILLVQAVLGSDPADVVAGLADMEARLAPRVREIDHGVPGQGSAEELSEEFYSYPDSRRKGGEAK; this is encoded by the coding sequence ATGCACGTGTTGGTCTATATCCCGTGGCTGATTAAAGAGATCTTTGTCAGCGGCTTCCAGCTGGCCTGGCACGCGATCAAGCCGCAGTCTGGCTTCGATCCGGTGGTGGTCTACTACCCGCTGCGGGTGGAAAGCCAGTGGGAGCTGTTTTGGTTTTCCACCTCGATCACGGTGACCCCGGGTACGCTGTCCTTTGGTTTTAGGGAGCCGAAGGAGCCCGGCGCACCGCGGATTTTGTTGGTGCAGGCGGTGCTGGGCTCGGACCCGGCGGACGTGGTCGCGGGGTTGGCGGACATGGAGGCCCGGCTGGCGCCCCGCGTGCGCGAGATCGACCACGGGGTTCCCGGTCAGGGCAGCGCCGAGGAGTTGTCTGAAGAGTTCTATAGCTACCCAGATTCGCGGCGGAAAGGCGGCGAGGCGAAGTGA
- a CDS encoding monovalent cation/H+ antiporter subunit D family protein: MSPETVSILIPLMVAVPLVSSALAVMAPWKPVRDLLHIGVPVVSIFAGAGLFVFTVEHGAVAHNVGLFAGGIAIPFAVDAFSAIMIVTTDLVAATANWFATVAGETRSRYYPALSLMLVTGVNGALMTADLFNFFVFIEVMLLPSYGLIAMTGTWSRLASARTFVLVNLAASTMLVIGVGFLYGVVGAVNLAALRGVAAGNGPAVVAMGLVVIAIATKAGVFPVHTWLPRTYPGGSAAVMGLFSGLHTKVAVYMLYRIYVIVFDLEDRWKGLIVVLMIVSMLIGGFAGLAENSIRRVLAYQMVNGMPFILVMLAFTTGDAKRALAAGLLYALHHMVTIGALVLTSGAIEETYGTAMLRKLSGLMRRDKWVAAIFAAGAYSVVGFPPFSGMWGKVFVVVEIARDNSWWAWAAIAAVIVASFGALLSMLRVWRHAFWGQPMQNMPADLKIAPRLIAPATALMAVSLAMFFCAGPLIDAAQEATGALLDVDAYQQAVLGDDPVGIPDMTDLQGGR, from the coding sequence ATGAGCCCCGAGACCGTATCTATCTTGATTCCGCTCATGGTGGCGGTGCCGCTGGTCTCTTCGGCGCTGGCGGTCATGGCTCCGTGGAAGCCAGTGCGCGACCTGCTGCACATCGGGGTGCCGGTAGTGAGCATCTTCGCCGGCGCCGGGTTGTTCGTCTTCACCGTCGAGCACGGCGCGGTGGCGCACAACGTGGGGCTTTTCGCCGGCGGGATCGCCATCCCGTTCGCGGTGGACGCGTTCTCTGCGATCATGATCGTGACCACGGACCTGGTCGCTGCGACGGCCAACTGGTTTGCCACCGTCGCCGGCGAGACCCGCTCGCGCTACTACCCGGCACTGAGCCTCATGCTGGTCACCGGCGTCAACGGCGCGCTGATGACCGCGGATCTGTTCAACTTCTTCGTCTTCATCGAGGTCATGCTGCTGCCGTCCTACGGGCTGATCGCGATGACGGGCACCTGGTCCCGGCTGGCATCGGCGCGCACGTTCGTGCTGGTCAACCTGGCGGCGTCGACAATGCTCGTGATCGGCGTGGGCTTCCTCTACGGCGTGGTGGGCGCGGTCAACCTGGCTGCACTGCGCGGGGTGGCCGCCGGCAACGGGCCGGCTGTGGTTGCGATGGGGCTCGTCGTCATCGCGATCGCCACCAAGGCCGGCGTGTTCCCCGTGCATACCTGGCTGCCGCGCACGTACCCGGGCGGCTCCGCGGCGGTGATGGGCCTGTTCTCTGGCCTGCACACCAAGGTCGCGGTGTACATGCTCTACCGGATCTACGTGATCGTCTTCGACTTGGAGGACCGCTGGAAGGGGCTGATCGTCGTCTTGATGATCGTCTCGATGCTGATCGGCGGCTTCGCGGGGCTGGCGGAGAACTCGATTCGCCGGGTGCTGGCCTACCAGATGGTCAATGGCATGCCGTTCATCCTGGTCATGCTCGCGTTTACCACCGGCGATGCCAAGCGCGCGCTGGCCGCCGGCCTCCTCTACGCGCTGCATCACATGGTGACGATCGGAGCGCTGGTGCTCACCAGCGGCGCGATCGAAGAGACGTACGGCACGGCGATGCTGCGTAAGCTTTCCGGGCTGATGCGCCGCGATAAGTGGGTGGCCGCGATCTTCGCCGCCGGCGCCTACTCGGTGGTTGGCTTCCCGCCGTTTTCCGGCATGTGGGGCAAGGTCTTCGTGGTCGTCGAGATCGCCCGCGATAACTCCTGGTGGGCGTGGGCGGCCATCGCCGCGGTGATCGTGGCTTCCTTTGGCGCGCTGCTGTCCATGCTGCGCGTGTGGCGCCACGCCTTCTGGGGCCAGCCGATGCAGAACATGCCGGCGGACCTGAAGATCGCCCCGCGACTGATCGCCCCGGCTACGGCGCTGATGGCGGTCTCGCTTGCGATGTTCTTCTGCGCCGGCCCGCTTATCGACGCCGCGCAGGAGGCCACGGGCGCGCTTCTTGACGTCGACGCCTACCAGCAGGCGGTGCTGGGCGACGACCCGGTGGGTATTCCGGACATGACCGATCTTCAGGGAGGCAGGTAG
- a CDS encoding cation:proton antiporter subunit C — MFYALSVAILVFGGVYLIQQRGMVRLVLGMQLIGHAGNLMLLAAGVGAWRGEVFPDRADMAAAADPLPQAFVLTAIVISMATATIMLTMAALDRTDDTVVGDKVAAGSDTRGPDPYPSAMSTLGRAVQTPDEYAAGEKARQAAARRTMIWKEDRR; from the coding sequence ATGTTTTACGCACTTTCCGTGGCGATCCTCGTTTTTGGGGGCGTCTATCTGATCCAGCAGCGCGGCATGGTTCGCCTGGTGTTGGGGATGCAGCTGATCGGGCATGCGGGCAACCTGATGTTGCTCGCGGCGGGCGTCGGCGCCTGGCGTGGCGAGGTTTTCCCCGACCGCGCGGATATGGCGGCTGCCGCCGACCCGCTGCCTCAGGCTTTTGTGCTGACCGCCATCGTGATTTCGATGGCGACGGCGACGATCATGCTGACGATGGCGGCGCTCGATCGTACTGACGACACGGTGGTGGGCGACAAGGTCGCCGCGGGTAGCGATACCCGCGGGCCGGACCCGTACCCCTCGGCGATGTCTACCCTGGGCCGCGCCGTGCAAACCCCGGACGAGTACGCGGCGGGTGAGAAGGCCCGGCAGGCGGCGGCGCGGCGCACCATGATCTGGAAGGAGGACCGCCGATGA
- a CDS encoding DUF4040 family protein, protein MTLVVVVALVAVAVALSPPLVRIMDRLAGWPLAALFFVAAAYLAGELPAILRGEPITFEATWVPDFLETGLDAAFALRADALGAFFALLALVIGGVVFIYSAAYLPKREGNTSFYTLMTAFTLAVALLVLADDAVVLFAGWELVSIASFMLIARSGSGGEAGSVRTLILTFFGGLTLLAALAIAATATGTTRLGEMLASPVWVQRPALTATLAVLVAVSAFTKSAQLPFHFWLPEAMAAATPVSAFLHAAAVVKAGVYLLLRFSTVFHDVSVWNWLLIVVGIGTALISAFFALQKTDLKHLTAYSTVSHLGWIVATIGVGTPFALAAAVVHTLAHALFKSSLFMLIGVVDHQAGSRDSRRLGVLWRKMPWTFGSMVIGAASMAAVPPLFGFVSKEGMLTAFEEAPIGSAGQWILLVVAGVAALLTFTYSAKLVFGAFIDPAESDRDFSDVKEAPVALWLPAALPGLMSIPLGLAAGVLNAPVDAVTAALGAEAHTHLSLWHGVTVPLVISVLVLVLGVIGVALRARIWPRLENRESLPFSGNSLLAGLTRLLTAAGRGMGQMANSLSPGRHLVWPVLCLVALILCTVFLTEGVDGVALQPRADGLDNLLDLAPLVIIGLSVFGLVTSRHRVAGAVLIGTVGVGMTFQMLILGAPDVALTQFLVEALVAVIIMMVVRYQPRYFPRVPRRQTVRSLIIAALAGLTAFLGVFALMGRRGRSELAQWYIDNAPDITGGQNIVATIIVEFRALDTLGELSVLGMAAIVIGAVCASIPSSPFARGTRPRPFGQSQLNSLPLKKGFQLVAPILGVLSVLVFMRGHADPGGGFIAALIAAAGLALAYLAKGRDSIIFRPSTPFWMTGIGIVTALSAGFVGYLKGGFLVPIYGYIFGEHMTTSLIFDGGIYLAVLGMITAAINSLGGYLRPGARTAEELDYMRTEGPLRHTPTVAEVAEWEEAVLADAATGPGGDPREPDERFTQGTRVSTLAPAEHFPEPIEPNPDPDDDGPDRARLRDWAEKSHPRASHREV, encoded by the coding sequence ATGACCTTGGTCGTCGTAGTCGCCCTGGTCGCGGTGGCAGTGGCGCTGTCACCCCCGCTGGTGCGCATCATGGATCGTCTAGCAGGGTGGCCGTTGGCTGCCTTGTTCTTCGTCGCCGCCGCTTACCTGGCCGGCGAGCTTCCAGCTATCTTGCGGGGAGAGCCCATAACCTTCGAGGCTACGTGGGTACCCGATTTCCTGGAAACCGGGCTCGACGCCGCCTTTGCGCTGCGCGCGGACGCGCTCGGCGCCTTCTTCGCGCTGCTGGCGCTGGTGATCGGCGGCGTGGTGTTCATCTACTCCGCCGCCTACCTGCCTAAGCGCGAGGGAAACACGAGCTTTTATACCCTCATGACGGCTTTCACGCTCGCCGTGGCGCTCCTGGTGCTTGCCGACGACGCCGTGGTGCTCTTCGCCGGCTGGGAGCTGGTCTCGATCGCGTCGTTCATGCTGATCGCGCGTTCGGGATCCGGCGGCGAGGCCGGCTCGGTACGCACCCTGATCCTCACGTTCTTTGGCGGGCTGACGCTGCTGGCCGCGCTGGCCATCGCAGCCACGGCCACGGGCACCACCCGGCTCGGCGAAATGCTCGCCTCGCCGGTGTGGGTGCAGCGACCGGCGCTGACAGCAACTCTGGCCGTGCTGGTGGCGGTGTCCGCGTTCACTAAGTCCGCGCAGCTGCCCTTCCACTTCTGGCTGCCGGAGGCGATGGCTGCGGCAACCCCCGTGTCGGCCTTCCTGCACGCGGCCGCCGTGGTCAAGGCCGGCGTCTACCTCTTGCTGCGCTTTTCCACCGTCTTCCACGACGTGTCCGTGTGGAACTGGCTGCTCATCGTGGTCGGCATTGGGACGGCGTTGATCTCCGCGTTCTTCGCGCTGCAGAAGACGGACCTGAAGCATCTGACGGCGTATTCGACCGTCAGCCACCTGGGCTGGATCGTGGCGACTATCGGCGTGGGCACGCCCTTTGCCCTGGCGGCCGCGGTGGTGCACACGCTGGCGCACGCGCTGTTTAAGTCCTCGCTGTTCATGCTGATCGGCGTGGTCGACCACCAGGCCGGGTCGCGCGATTCACGGCGCCTGGGGGTGCTCTGGCGCAAGATGCCGTGGACCTTCGGCTCCATGGTGATCGGCGCGGCATCGATGGCCGCGGTGCCGCCGCTGTTTGGGTTCGTCTCGAAGGAGGGCATGCTGACCGCCTTCGAGGAGGCGCCGATCGGCTCGGCCGGCCAGTGGATCCTGCTGGTGGTCGCCGGCGTCGCCGCGCTGTTGACCTTCACTTACTCGGCCAAGCTGGTCTTTGGTGCTTTCATCGATCCGGCGGAAAGCGACCGAGATTTCTCCGACGTCAAAGAGGCTCCCGTGGCCCTCTGGCTGCCGGCGGCCCTGCCCGGCCTGATGAGCATCCCACTGGGTCTCGCCGCGGGCGTGCTCAATGCCCCGGTGGACGCGGTCACCGCCGCGCTCGGCGCCGAGGCGCACACCCACCTCTCGCTGTGGCACGGGGTTACGGTGCCGCTGGTCATCTCCGTCCTGGTGCTCGTGCTGGGCGTCATCGGGGTCGCGCTGCGCGCGCGGATCTGGCCCCGCCTGGAGAACCGCGAGTCGCTACCGTTTAGCGGCAACAGCTTGCTGGCCGGACTGACCCGCCTGCTCACCGCCGCAGGGCGTGGGATGGGACAGATGGCCAACTCGCTATCGCCCGGCCGCCACCTGGTGTGGCCGGTGCTCTGCCTCGTTGCGCTGATTCTGTGCACGGTGTTCCTTACCGAGGGCGTTGACGGGGTGGCGCTTCAGCCGCGGGCGGACGGCCTGGATAACCTCCTGGACCTCGCCCCCTTGGTCATCATCGGGTTGTCCGTCTTCGGCCTGGTCACCAGCCGTCACCGCGTGGCCGGTGCGGTGTTGATCGGCACCGTCGGCGTGGGCATGACCTTCCAGATGCTGATCCTCGGCGCGCCGGACGTGGCGCTGACGCAGTTCCTGGTCGAGGCCCTGGTGGCCGTCATCATCATGATGGTGGTACGCTATCAGCCCCGGTACTTCCCCCGGGTGCCGCGCCGGCAGACCGTGCGCTCGCTGATCATCGCAGCGCTTGCCGGGCTCACGGCGTTCTTGGGCGTGTTCGCGCTCATGGGGCGCCGGGGTCGCTCCGAGCTCGCGCAGTGGTACATCGACAACGCCCCGGACATCACCGGCGGGCAGAACATCGTGGCCACGATCATCGTGGAATTCCGCGCGTTGGATACCCTGGGCGAGCTTTCGGTGCTGGGCATGGCCGCGATCGTGATCGGCGCGGTGTGCGCGTCTATCCCGAGTTCGCCGTTCGCCCGGGGCACCCGCCCACGGCCGTTCGGACAGTCGCAGCTGAACTCGCTGCCGCTGAAGAAGGGCTTCCAGCTGGTGGCCCCGATCCTGGGCGTGTTGAGCGTGCTGGTGTTTATGCGCGGGCACGCGGATCCGGGCGGCGGCTTCATCGCCGCGCTGATCGCCGCTGCGGGCCTGGCGCTGGCCTACCTGGCCAAGGGCCGCGACTCGATCATCTTCCGCCCGTCTACGCCGTTCTGGATGACGGGTATCGGGATCGTCACCGCGCTTTCGGCTGGGTTTGTCGGCTACCTCAAGGGCGGCTTCTTGGTGCCGATCTATGGGTACATCTTTGGCGAGCACATGACGACCTCGCTGATCTTTGACGGCGGGATCTACCTGGCCGTCCTGGGCATGATTACGGCGGCGATCAATTCGCTGGGCGGCTACCTGCGGCCCGGCGCGCGCACCGCCGAAGAGCTCGACTACATGCGCACCGAGGGCCCGCTGCGGCACACGCCGACGGTGGCCGAGGTGGCCGAGTGGGAGGAGGCGGTGCTTGCCGACGCCGCAACCGGCCCCGGCGGCGACCCGCGAGAGCCCGACGAGCGATTCACCCAGGGGACGCGCGTTTCCACGCTGGCTCCGGCGGAACACTTCCCGGAGCCGATCGAGCCGAACCCTGACCCTGACGATGACGGCCCGGATCGCGCGCGGCTGCGCGATTGGGCCGAGAAGTCCCACCCGCGGGCTTCGCACCGGGAGGTTTAA